In Pseudomonadota bacterium, one genomic interval encodes:
- a CDS encoding twin transmembrane helix small protein: MFTDVFSILLFLVLIATLLTLVLGIVSMFRAKPSKDQGEKSNRLMRWRVLLQALALLILAMLLFFKR, from the coding sequence ATGTTTACTGACGTCTTTTCCATTCTGCTGTTTTTAGTCCTTATAGCTACTTTACTGACATTGGTTTTAGGGATAGTCTCCATGTTTCGTGCAAAGCCGTCGAAAGACCAAGGCGAGAAAAGCAATCGTTTGATGCGCTGGCGAGTGCTACTTCAGGCTCTCGCTCTGTTAATTTTGGCCATGCTCTTGTTTTTTAAAAGATAA